In one Niallia taxi genomic region, the following are encoded:
- a CDS encoding DEAD/DEAH box helicase yields the protein MVKFQDLGISSATMKSLNRMGFEEATPIQAETIPLSLQNKDLIGQAQTGTGKTAAFGVPLVDKVDISSDVVQGIIIAPTRELAIQVSEELYKIGFGKRTRVLSIFGGQDINRQIRALKKNPHIIVGTPGRILDHINRKTLRLDNVSTVILDEADEMLNMGFIDDIESILSKIPEERQTLLFSATMPPQIRRMAERFMKEPQVVKVKAKEMTTPLIEQFYVETQEKTKFDILTRLLDIQSPELAIIFGRTKRRVDELSEALNLRGYTAEGIHGDLSQAKRMSVLRKFKEGTIDVLVATDVAARGLDISGVTHVYNFDIPQDPESYVHRIGRTGRAGKEGMAITFITYRERSYLQVVEKVTNKKMEKLIPPTVDQAIEGQQKAVMEKIMNIIDENNLDSYKSTADELLKQKDASTVVAAVLKMLTKEPDTTPVRLTEEKPLPQRRDRKFNDRNNSGGGYKGKKSYSNSGSNSNSRQRQGYSNKRSGQSSSSYSKSNSYR from the coding sequence TTGGTTAAGTTTCAAGATTTAGGGATCAGTTCTGCGACGATGAAATCATTAAATAGAATGGGGTTTGAGGAAGCAACTCCTATTCAAGCTGAAACAATTCCTTTGAGCCTTCAAAACAAGGACTTGATTGGTCAGGCGCAAACTGGTACAGGAAAAACAGCAGCTTTCGGTGTGCCGTTAGTGGATAAAGTGGATATAAGCAGTGACGTCGTACAAGGGATTATCATTGCGCCAACAAGAGAATTAGCAATTCAAGTATCGGAAGAACTGTATAAAATCGGTTTCGGGAAGCGTACGAGAGTATTGTCTATTTTCGGTGGTCAAGACATCAATCGTCAAATCCGTGCACTTAAGAAGAACCCGCATATTATTGTAGGTACTCCAGGCCGAATACTTGATCATATCAACAGAAAAACACTTCGATTAGATAATGTGTCAACTGTTATTTTAGATGAAGCAGATGAAATGCTGAATATGGGATTCATTGATGATATAGAATCAATTCTTTCTAAGATTCCGGAAGAAAGACAAACATTATTATTCTCTGCTACAATGCCTCCGCAAATCAGAAGAATGGCAGAACGCTTCATGAAGGAGCCACAGGTTGTTAAAGTAAAAGCAAAAGAAATGACAACTCCGCTTATTGAACAATTTTATGTAGAGACACAGGAAAAAACTAAGTTTGACATTCTAACAAGATTATTGGATATACAATCCCCTGAATTGGCAATCATTTTCGGCCGCACAAAACGCCGTGTTGATGAGCTGTCTGAAGCTTTGAACCTGCGCGGTTATACAGCAGAAGGCATTCATGGTGATTTGAGCCAAGCGAAGCGTATGTCTGTTTTGCGCAAATTTAAAGAAGGTACAATCGATGTTCTTGTAGCTACTGATGTTGCTGCCCGTGGTTTGGATATTTCTGGAGTTACGCATGTTTACAACTTTGATATCCCTCAAGACCCAGAAAGTTATGTTCACCGTATCGGAAGAACAGGAAGAGCTGGTAAAGAAGGGATGGCAATTACCTTTATCACATACCGCGAAAGATCATATCTTCAAGTTGTCGAAAAAGTGACAAATAAAAAGATGGAGAAATTGATCCCGCCTACTGTTGATCAAGCAATTGAAGGTCAACAAAAAGCTGTAATGGAAAAAATCATGAACATTATTGATGAAAATAATCTTGATTCTTATAAGTCCACAGCAGACGAATTATTAAAACAGAAGGATGCTTCTACTGTTGTAGCTGCTGTCTTGAAAATGCTGACAAAAGAGCCGGATACAACTCCTGTCAGATTGACTGAAGAAAAGCCGCTTCCACAAAGACGCGACCGTAAGTTTAATGATCGTAACAACAGCGGTGGAGGATATAAAGGCAAGAAGAGCTATAGTAACTCAGGTTCTAATTCTAATTCCCGCCAAAGACAAGGTTACAGTAATAAAAGATCAGGTCAATCCAGCAGCAGTTATTCCAAATCCAACTCATATAGATAA
- the acpS gene encoding holo-ACP synthase, which translates to MIKGIGIDIVELNRIGELLERKPHFADRILTERELEKYEKLQRKRKLEFLAGRFAAKEAFSKAVGTGIGKGLSFLDIEVGQDEKGKPYINKPYADGVHLSITHSSNYAFAQVVIEE; encoded by the coding sequence ATGATAAAGGGGATAGGGATAGATATAGTGGAATTAAACAGAATAGGGGAGCTTCTCGAACGGAAGCCGCACTTTGCTGACAGAATTTTAACAGAACGGGAATTGGAAAAATATGAAAAACTGCAAAGGAAAAGAAAGCTAGAGTTTTTGGCTGGAAGATTTGCGGCAAAGGAGGCTTTTTCAAAAGCAGTTGGAACGGGGATTGGCAAAGGGCTTAGCTTTCTAGATATAGAAGTTGGACAAGATGAGAAAGGTAAGCCTTATATAAACAAGCCTTATGCGGACGGTGTTCACCTTTCTATTACACATAGCAGTAATTATGCATTTGCCCAAGTGGTGATAGAAGAATAA
- a CDS encoding UDP-N-acetylmuramoyl-tripeptide--D-alanyl-D-alanine ligase — MIRRSLQQAAHMIGPDATLSSSDIGEIVINGVTIDSRKIQKGNLFIPFKGDKTDGHQYVEAAIQNGAAAAFWQKDVPNPPKHLPLIFVSDPLVSIQQLAKSYRHELDIKVVGITGSNGKTSTKDITTNLLSLKYKVQKTEGNYNNHLGLPLTVLSLEDDTDIAVLEMGMSGRGEIDFLTRLAEPDVVAITNIGESHLQDLGSREGIAEAKMEILNGLKEGGRIVYFGDEPLLSKIPSLKKADSESCSFGLEDTNSLFPFDIVESSTGSEFKINTSEQEFSLPILGKHNILNALAGMLVADYFGISYEQMNEGFENLKLTNMRMELVEGKGGLKIINDAYNASPTSMRAAINVLQSLPGFKSKVLVLGDMLELGPDEAIFHYSIGEAIDAAAIDYVFTFGKLGEHIAEGAKTVLAENRVRSFLDKSELINELEKVVDADTAVLVKASRGMRLEEVVKALQ; from the coding sequence ATGATTCGGCGCTCTTTACAACAAGCAGCACATATGATTGGACCAGATGCGACTTTGAGTTCAAGTGATATCGGAGAAATTGTCATTAACGGGGTGACGATTGACTCAAGGAAGATACAAAAAGGCAATCTTTTCATTCCTTTTAAAGGAGATAAGACAGACGGGCACCAATATGTGGAGGCTGCAATTCAAAACGGAGCAGCTGCAGCGTTTTGGCAAAAGGATGTTCCAAATCCGCCTAAGCATTTGCCGCTAATTTTTGTAAGTGACCCACTTGTTAGCATCCAGCAGCTTGCGAAAAGTTACCGACATGAATTGGATATAAAGGTTGTCGGCATAACAGGAAGTAATGGAAAGACATCCACAAAGGATATTACGACAAATCTGTTGTCACTGAAATATAAAGTCCAGAAAACAGAAGGAAATTATAATAATCATTTAGGTCTTCCGTTGACTGTTTTGAGTTTAGAGGATGATACAGATATTGCTGTGTTGGAAATGGGAATGAGCGGCAGGGGAGAGATTGATTTTTTAACAAGGCTGGCTGAGCCTGATGTTGTTGCCATCACAAATATCGGAGAATCCCATTTGCAGGACCTTGGTTCAAGGGAAGGCATTGCAGAAGCAAAAATGGAGATACTTAACGGATTAAAAGAAGGCGGCAGAATTGTTTATTTTGGCGATGAACCATTATTAAGCAAAATCCCAAGCTTGAAGAAGGCTGATTCGGAAAGCTGTTCCTTTGGTTTAGAAGATACTAACAGCCTGTTTCCATTTGATATTGTGGAAAGCAGTACTGGCAGCGAATTTAAAATCAACACTAGTGAGCAGGAGTTTAGTCTGCCGATATTAGGTAAACACAATATTCTGAACGCACTGGCAGGTATGCTAGTGGCAGATTATTTTGGTATCAGCTATGAGCAAATGAATGAAGGCTTTGAGAATCTTAAGCTGACTAATATGAGAATGGAGCTTGTGGAAGGGAAGGGCGGTTTGAAAATTATCAATGATGCCTATAATGCCAGTCCTACCAGCATGAGAGCTGCTATTAATGTGCTGCAAAGCTTACCAGGATTTAAATCTAAGGTGCTTGTTCTTGGAGACATGCTAGAATTGGGTCCAGATGAAGCAATCTTCCATTACAGTATTGGTGAGGCGATAGATGCTGCTGCCATTGATTATGTATTTACATTTGGAAAATTGGGTGAGCATATTGCTGAAGGAGCAAAAACAGTACTTGCTGAAAATAGAGTCCGCTCTTTCTTAGACAAAAGTGAACTTATTAACGAACTGGAAAAGGTTGTTGATGCAGACACGGCGGTTCTTGTAAAAGCTTCAAGAGGAATGAGGCTGGAGGAAGTCGTAAAGGCTCTCCAATAA
- a CDS encoding rhomboid family intramembrane serine protease, with product MFTRRESFKEYITFYPIVSLILLVNLLVYLATFLPVLPNQLIMESMVGVNLYIVQGEWWRLITPIFLHTGFSHFLFNSFSIFLFGPALERALGKPKFLAVYLFTGVLANIATLVTEPLTFSHLGASGSIFGMFGYYIALIVFRKDIISRNNSQVIGTIAALSLIMTFIQPNINIGAHLFGFLFGVAAGSLLEAKGKKIIPSYKEEFLQLRGRIRSNRKPPAKTLTIWAIIIALALIGLFR from the coding sequence TTGTTTACAAGAAGAGAAAGCTTTAAAGAGTATATTACTTTCTATCCTATTGTGTCTCTTATCCTGCTGGTTAACTTGCTTGTATACTTAGCAACATTTCTACCTGTTTTGCCAAATCAGCTTATTATGGAATCAATGGTAGGTGTGAATCTCTATATTGTGCAAGGTGAATGGTGGAGACTGATTACACCGATCTTTCTTCATACCGGCTTTTCCCATTTTTTATTTAATAGCTTCAGTATCTTTCTTTTTGGACCAGCCCTAGAGCGAGCCCTCGGTAAACCGAAGTTTCTGGCAGTATATTTGTTCACAGGTGTCCTGGCTAATATCGCCACTCTTGTAACAGAACCGCTCACCTTTTCCCATCTCGGGGCAAGCGGCAGCATTTTCGGCATGTTCGGCTACTATATTGCTTTAATTGTATTCCGCAAGGATATTATATCAAGGAATAATTCACAAGTAATCGGAACAATTGCTGCATTGAGCTTGATTATGACCTTTATCCAGCCCAATATCAACATTGGCGCCCATCTATTTGGCTTCTTATTCGGAGTCGCAGCAGGAAGCCTGCTAGAAGCAAAGGGGAAAAAAATCATCCCTTCCTATAAGGAAGAGTTTCTGCAATTGAGGGGAAGAATTCGTTCAAACAGAAAACCGCCAGCAAAGACGCTGACGATTTGGGCAATTATTATAGCACTTGCTTTAATTGGCCTTTTCCGTTAA
- a CDS encoding alpha/beta hydrolase has product MLTLTACLCIHGFTGAPKEVEPLAEYLREHTDWECAMPVLPGHGELLQLKGVSFNEWIHCAERALEELLERHEEVYVIGFSMGGMIASYLAARYPVKKLVLLSAAAFYINPKQLRADIINMCRDLCNGKLFENELFNRYSYKIKTTPLSATIQFRKLVRHIKPLLESVTIPTFIAQGDCDGIVPLKSADYLYQTIKAKKKEIVYMKNSKHLICHCEDNKALFSQILNFLS; this is encoded by the coding sequence GTGTTAACATTGACTGCTTGTTTATGTATACACGGATTTACTGGAGCTCCAAAAGAGGTGGAGCCGCTGGCTGAGTACCTGCGAGAACATACGGATTGGGAATGTGCCATGCCAGTGTTACCAGGTCACGGTGAACTTTTGCAATTAAAAGGGGTCTCCTTTAATGAGTGGATTCACTGCGCCGAAAGGGCATTGGAGGAATTGTTAGAAAGACATGAGGAAGTCTATGTGATTGGCTTTTCAATGGGAGGAATGATTGCAAGCTATTTAGCTGCTCGTTATCCTGTCAAAAAACTTGTGCTGTTGAGCGCTGCAGCCTTTTATATTAATCCTAAACAATTAAGGGCAGATATAATCAATATGTGTAGAGATCTTTGTAACGGAAAATTGTTTGAAAATGAATTGTTTAACCGTTATTCCTATAAAATCAAAACAACGCCTCTTTCTGCCACTATTCAGTTTAGAAAACTTGTACGACATATTAAGCCGCTTCTGGAAAGTGTCACAATTCCAACCTTTATTGCACAAGGAGACTGCGATGGTATAGTGCCTCTAAAAAGCGCTGATTACTTATATCAAACAATTAAAGCAAAAAAGAAAGAAATTGTTTATATGAAGAATTCTAAGCATTTAATCTGCCATTGTGAGGATAATAAAGCTCTTTTTTCACAAATATTAAATTTTTTATCTTAA
- the uvsE gene encoding UV DNA damage repair endonuclease UvsE gives MTIFKLGYVAMSQNLQNASPSQTMTYKQFSQIANREAAIRKLERISISNLENCLRLLKHNAGNNIHFFRFSSKLIPLANHPELQGWNFMRPLKENLLVLGEWVKKHSMRVDFHPDHFVVLNNANADILKASLKTLSVHERLLKGMKIDTEHRCVLHVGGAHDDKEGALEQFITNWGFVPEKLQKMIILENDDTTFTVNDTLYLCEKLGVPFVFDLHHHFANNEDNQWEEQWPRMTATWENSPLPLKMHISSPRSETEFRAHAEYIDVDMFMRFLETVNGTLPEIHCMIEAKAKDNALFQLAKDLQKTGRAEFSDQSTFTLR, from the coding sequence TTGACTATATTTAAATTAGGATATGTGGCGATGAGTCAAAATCTGCAAAATGCATCTCCGTCCCAAACGATGACATATAAACAATTCTCTCAAATTGCAAATAGGGAGGCTGCTATCCGAAAGCTTGAAAGAATTTCTATAAGTAATTTGGAAAATTGCTTAAGGCTTTTAAAGCATAATGCAGGTAATAATATTCATTTCTTCCGTTTCAGCTCTAAGTTAATTCCCTTAGCGAACCATCCGGAGCTTCAGGGCTGGAACTTTATGCGTCCGTTAAAGGAAAATTTATTGGTGTTGGGAGAGTGGGTGAAAAAACATTCCATGCGGGTAGATTTTCATCCAGATCACTTTGTTGTTTTGAACAATGCGAATGCAGATATTTTGAAAGCCTCTCTTAAAACCCTGTCTGTTCATGAGCGGCTGCTTAAGGGGATGAAAATTGATACAGAACACAGATGTGTGCTACATGTGGGAGGAGCGCATGACGATAAGGAAGGAGCTCTTGAGCAGTTTATTACCAACTGGGGATTTGTTCCTGAAAAGCTGCAAAAAATGATTATCCTTGAAAATGATGATACTACCTTTACTGTCAATGACACTCTGTATTTATGTGAAAAACTAGGAGTACCGTTTGTATTTGATTTACATCATCATTTTGCTAATAACGAGGACAATCAATGGGAGGAGCAATGGCCAAGGATGACTGCTACTTGGGAGAATTCTCCGCTGCCGCTTAAGATGCATATTTCGAGTCCGCGCTCCGAAACAGAATTTCGGGCACATGCTGAATATATAGATGTTGATATGTTTATGCGGTTTTTGGAGACTGTAAATGGTACACTGCCGGAAATTCATTGCATGATAGAAGCAAAAGCGAAGGACAATGCCCTTTTTCAGTTAGCAAAAGACCTCCAAAAAACAGGGAGGGCGGAATTTAGTGACCAATCAACCTTTACCTTAAGGTAA